From Pleuronectes platessa chromosome 17, fPlePla1.1, whole genome shotgun sequence, one genomic window encodes:
- the mthfd1l gene encoding monofunctional C1-tetrahydrofolate synthase, mitochondrial isoform X2, giving the protein MEEFNLHLTGDIHAITAANNLVAAAIDARMLHEATQSDKALFNRLVPSVNGVRRFSPIQISRLRRLGINSTDPASLTPQEVSTFVRLDLDPSKITWQRVLDTNDRFLRKITIGQATTEKGHVRETGFDIAVASEIMAILALADSLEDMRSRLARMVVGTSRSGQPVTTEDLGVSGALAVLMKDAIKPTLMQTLEGTPVFVHAGPFANIAHGNSSVLADKLALKLVGQDGFVVTEAGFGADIGMEKFFNIKCRASGLRPNVVVLVATVRALKMHGGGPNVSAGAPLPKEYIDENLSLVAGGCHSNLRKQIQIAGLFGIPVVVGLNVFKTDTQAEIDLVCQIAKECGASDAVPCHHWAQGGRGSLELAHAVNEAASRPSDFQFLYDREMPIAEKIRTIAQRVYGADDIELSPAAEAKIDYYNQQGYGALPICMAKTHLSLSHMPDKKGAPTGFVLPIREVRASVGAGFIYPLVGTMSTMPGLPTRPCFYDIDLDPVTEEITGLF; this is encoded by the exons ATGGAGGAG TTCAACCTCCATCTGACTGGTGACATTCACGCCATCACGGCTGCCAACAACCTGGTGGCAGCAGCCATCGACGCCAGGATGCTCCACGAGGCGACGCAATCAGACAAG GCTCTGTTCAATCGACTGGTCCCCTCAGTGAATGGAGTCAGACGGTTTTCACCCATTCAGATCTCCAGGCTTCGT CGTCTTGGCATCAACTCAACAGACCCAGCGTCTCTCACTCCACAGGAAGTTAGCACCTTCGTCCGTCTGGACCTGGACCCTTCCAAGATCACCTGGCAGAGAG TTCTTGATACAAACGACCGCTTCTTGAGGAAGATCACAATTGGACAGGCGACCACTGAGAAAGGACATGTCAGAGAG ACTGGCTTCGACATCGCGGTGGCCAGCGAGATCATGGCCATCCTGGCTCTGGCCGACAGCCTGGAGGACATGAGAAGCAGACTGGCACGCATGGTGGTGGGGACCAGTCGCTCAGGGCAGCCCGTCACCACAGAGGACCtg GGTGTGAGCGGAGCACTGGCGGTGTTAATGAAAGATGCCATTAAGCCCACCCTGATGCAGACCCTCGAG GGAACTCCAGTGTTTGTCCACGCCGGGCCTTTTGCCAACATCGCCCATGGCAACTCCTCGGTGTTGGCAGACAAGCTGGCTTTGAAGCTCGTCGGACAGGACGGCTTTGTGG TGACTGAAGCTGGTTTTGGAGCAGACATCGGGATGGAGAAATTCTTCAACATCAAATGCCGGGCGTCGGGTTTGAGGCCGAATGTGGTGGTGCTGGTCGCAACCGTCCGAGCGCTGAAGATGCACGGAGGCGGTCCTAAT gtGTCAGCGGGTGCACCTCTTCCTAAAGAGTACATTGATGAG AATCTGAGTCTGGTTGCAGGCGGTTGCCACAGCAATCTCAGAAAGCAGATCCAGATCGCTGGTCTGTTCGGGATACCGGTCGTGGTGGGGCTCAACGTCTTCAA GACAGACACCCAGGCAGAGATTGACCTTGTGTGTCAGATTGCCAAAGAGTGCGGTGCGTCTGATGCCGTGCCATGTCACCACTGGGCGCAGGGCGGGCGAGGGTCTTTGGAGCTGGCCCACGCTGTGAACGAAGCTGCCAGCAGACCCAGCGACTTCCAGTTCCTGTacgacagagag ATGCCGATAGCAGAGAAGATCAGAACGATCGCCCAGAGAGTGTACGGAGCGGACGATATCGAGCTGTCTCCAGCAGCTGAAGCCAAGATCGATTACTACAATCAACAG GGCTATGGAGCGCTGCCCATCTGCATGGCTAAGACCCACCTGTCCCTGTCCCACATGCCCGACAAGAAGGGTGCACCCACGGGATTTGTTCTGCCAATCCGAGAAGTTCGTGCCAGCGTCGGGGCCGGCTTCATCTACCCACTGGTGGGAACG ATGAGCACGATGCCCGGCCTGCCGACCCGACCCTGTTTCTATGACATCGACCTGGACCCGGTCACGGAGGAGATCACCGGGCTCTTCTGA
- the mthfd1l gene encoding monofunctional C1-tetrahydrofolate synthase, mitochondrial isoform X3, which translates to MKELGTPVFVHAGPFANIAHGNSSVLADKLALKLVGQDGFVVTEAGFGADIGMEKFFNIKCRASGLRPNVVVLVATVRALKMHGGGPNVSAGAPLPKEYIDENLSLVAGGCHSNLRKQIQIAGLFGIPVVVGLNVFKTDTQAEIDLVCQIAKECGASDAVPCHHWAQGGRGSLELAHAVNEAASRPSDFQFLYDREMPIAEKIRTIAQRVYGADDIELSPAAEAKIDYYNQQGYGALPICMAKTHLSLSHMPDKKGAPTGFVLPIREVRASVGAGFIYPLVGTMSTMPGLPTRPCFYDIDLDPVTEEITGLF; encoded by the exons ATGAAAGAGCTG GGAACTCCAGTGTTTGTCCACGCCGGGCCTTTTGCCAACATCGCCCATGGCAACTCCTCGGTGTTGGCAGACAAGCTGGCTTTGAAGCTCGTCGGACAGGACGGCTTTGTGG TGACTGAAGCTGGTTTTGGAGCAGACATCGGGATGGAGAAATTCTTCAACATCAAATGCCGGGCGTCGGGTTTGAGGCCGAATGTGGTGGTGCTGGTCGCAACCGTCCGAGCGCTGAAGATGCACGGAGGCGGTCCTAAT gtGTCAGCGGGTGCACCTCTTCCTAAAGAGTACATTGATGAG AATCTGAGTCTGGTTGCAGGCGGTTGCCACAGCAATCTCAGAAAGCAGATCCAGATCGCTGGTCTGTTCGGGATACCGGTCGTGGTGGGGCTCAACGTCTTCAA GACAGACACCCAGGCAGAGATTGACCTTGTGTGTCAGATTGCCAAAGAGTGCGGTGCGTCTGATGCCGTGCCATGTCACCACTGGGCGCAGGGCGGGCGAGGGTCTTTGGAGCTGGCCCACGCTGTGAACGAAGCTGCCAGCAGACCCAGCGACTTCCAGTTCCTGTacgacagagag ATGCCGATAGCAGAGAAGATCAGAACGATCGCCCAGAGAGTGTACGGAGCGGACGATATCGAGCTGTCTCCAGCAGCTGAAGCCAAGATCGATTACTACAATCAACAG GGCTATGGAGCGCTGCCCATCTGCATGGCTAAGACCCACCTGTCCCTGTCCCACATGCCCGACAAGAAGGGTGCACCCACGGGATTTGTTCTGCCAATCCGAGAAGTTCGTGCCAGCGTCGGGGCCGGCTTCATCTACCCACTGGTGGGAACG ATGAGCACGATGCCCGGCCTGCCGACCCGACCCTGTTTCTATGACATCGACCTGGACCCGGTCACGGAGGAGATCACCGGGCTCTTCTGA